The nucleotide sequence TCAAGCTCTCGatgataatacaattttctagAAATGGGCGGCAGAATATTATTTCCCTTGTCAACCTGTTCATTAGTCTTTACAAATGTTCcgtatacacatgtataatttttataataatatcgcaaTCAATATGTTacggtataaatatatttacttatatctaTTTCGATGATGTTTCTTCTTGCACGTGGAAAGATGTGACCGCAAAATGCgatattttcagaataaaaaattttgaaagaagattatatttgaaattgcaGAGAAATGTCGACTAAGCTTATCTACTGTGTGTGCATGTATTgctatttatcattataatactatattcGCAATAATAGCACcatattttgtattgtttatagataaattatgtattgcaAATTGAACAGATTCATGTACATGTTGCGTTAGTATAAGCGCGCGCGTTTCCATCCattgtctttaaaaaaatgataaaaaatcaatattaaataattatgacaagaaaactttttttttgtcataaataattaatcttttaatcaaattacagCAGATGTTTTGtactttaaaatcattttttgtcTAATATGGAATAGATTCGGCACAAGGtattcaaattttcttaattatcttttcaattatgtatatctaaatatataaataatcctgAAAATATATGTCTGAAAGTTTCTATGAAATTTCTATTGCAGATATctgtataacaaaaaatacatcACACAAAGTGCATTTCCTGCCTTTTacgaatttcaaatatatatcttgtagcAAATAAATCCGATAGAATCATCGTTTATCGAAACTAACAAATAACTACATCACAAtacttggaaaatttataatgaaagtaTTATCGCACATGCAAAGTCGCTTACATGCCAATTTATGTATGCCATATATGCCTATAAACAATGTATCGTGTactaatattcaaaaatgatGAGTCAGAAATAAGAGACGTGATTTATATCACTCTTTTGTTTTCTATCTAAATAGCGGGATGTACggaatgtatatgtaaatatttgtaacgGATCGATGAAACTTTAGAACGATCGTTTCTTTAGGACAGTGTCCTTCGAAAACCAAACAAAAGGATACTATTTTGTTTcgcgtaatatttatatacacgaaTGCCTTCCTGTAGCTTTAcaatatctttgataaaaaaaaaaagaatagacgTCGCAAGCGAGATAACGTTATCTTTATCGCAACAAGCGATGTTGGAAAAGCAACTCACTTATAAAtcttgtacattttattattattattgtttgggAACCAAAGAGAGATAGATCGATCGATTCCTCACATTCTCGTTGAGATTCGGTTGATTTTGAATGTTTTCAGATAAAACGCAAAAGATGAAAACAAGCGAATGTAGtcgacgaaataaaaaatttttcgacaaGATTAACcaaattattcttctttacTACGCGAATCATCACTTCTTCGAATATGTCGAAAGGAAAGATACGTTTTCCACTGTGTACAGTGGTCTACGTATAgatctttcgaaaaaaaaaacatctagaTCCAAAAGCTCGTTCGCGTTTGCAGGCGAATCTCTCGGCGTGTCTAAAGATTCAAAGAGCATATCGTGCAAGTCTGGGCAACGCAATGCGAGTGTAAATGGGATGGGTGCGATGGATGCGACGGTAAGGGTGGCGGCGGGGGCGGCGGGGGTGGTGGCGGTGGTGGCGGCATGTAGAGCCAGCCAGCGCCCGCTGGCCAGACCGCGGACGATGAAGAAGACGTCGGCAGCAACGAATTGGTACTGCCTCCGGTACTGACGTGTGACGTCGGTCCACTCTCTACTCACATCACCTGAAACAAGGTCAAGCGCGAAGTCACCAAGATCATGAAATTCTGATTTTCTATTGCTTCGCAACGTAATCGTTTGATCATCAGGGACTTTTTCATCTCTCAGATCACATTTCCAGcaacattcttttttaatatctcgaatatatcttacattattgtaagaataattattagtttgcgcgaatttatatcaaacgaataaatattgtgtgaCATTCGCAGCTACTTCTTTATTGCTCCAGTATCGCTGTTtatgctttataaaattaacatagcATTAAACTCGTCGCATTAGCtcatataagatttttacaagagattttttttttatgtttccaaatgaaaatttcaatttcaaaggAGGGTTTATTtagaatacaaaatttaatatttaataatttaataatatttatatataatctgatgatgtgttatgataatattttattaatacgctTACAATATGAAATTCACCGGAGTCGCGTGGTAtaacaatgataattttaatattgattttctccTTCTCTATTGATTTAGCCTGCATTACAGTGATACATTCGCAGGATCATCCGAAATTTGTAATGATATCGGATCGGCATGGTAATCGCATCCGATTTGATACGTGATTACTGATCGGGACGGTTAGTACCTGCAATATCTGGCTCGCTTCAAAGGCCGTCCCCGGCAACAGTATGACCGGACTACTGACGTGTCCGCTCTCGACGCATATCATGTTGGGAAATTCGTCGTCGCCAAAATCCGGAATGTCGCGTGCCTTCTCCTGCCAGGGATTCCACACGACGGTGTCGGGAAAGTTGTACTTTTGCACGCGCATCTTTCTACCGGAAACGACATTCGTGATGATATGCTCCGGCTGCGTGTTCTGATAGATCCTGTCGGTCCATTCGCACACCGTGACGACATCGCGGCCTTCTTGAAAGATTTGATTGTCCCTGGTCTGTGCGTGAGCGAGAACGAAACATTTTGTGAGTGGCAGTGCGATgagtaaagttatatatatttatatatttaaaatatattatatatatttaatatcgcagcattgatttgaaatttaatgataaatttttacggtttaattaagaaataattatttcttcaccGATGATGCCGAGAGaaggaataattaattgaaaaataataaaaaatattaaaaaaagagaactcCCCAAGAACTGCTGCcaacaaaattgtaatatttaaataattataaaaaatattaaaaataaaaaaataaaaaattatataaaacaatatcgtTCATGTCGAGAgaaggaataattaattaaaaaataagcggCTCTTTAATAATCGCAGTAAGAAATCTCGATTAAATTACACTTTAATTATCGGcttaattttcagaaaaataaaaagcagaaAATTTTCGCTACCTTGTCGATGAACGTGCACCCGTGCAGCCCTGTGATTTGGCATCTCCTGACGTCCGGCACTTTGAAATAAGTGTGTAGGAGCAAATTAAAGCTGAACGTGTCATCTCTGCTTGGATTATACACGCCGATATTGAAATGTAATTCCTTCTCGCGCAATATTAGCCTGTACGTTAATCTGAAATGTGAATTCCACATCTGTCGCGTACATTCGCTGTCCATTATCGAGAATATCGCCTCGATGTCGCCGCTGGGCAATCGTTCCGGTGACTTCTCCACATTCCAACGGATGATTCTGGCAAAGCCATGGGCCGGTCCATACGACCATGCTCCGAATTGTGCTGTGGAAATAACGTGCATATCAGATCAAAAGTGTCGCTGTAATTTTCTACATCTTTAAAAGCAAGATTTAagagttaattttttgttcgttttaattagaatttgtcTCTCTAAAGATGCTCCCATAATTTCCTTTGTCTTTTACTTTAAcgctgttaataaaaatgacagcTCTGaacgaaaagaaattaaaatcaaataatatctttttcttttcttatacaCATTATACTGCCTATTTACTTACGGAAAACGAATGGTATGCCACCTCTAATAGGTTTCTTTCCATCAAATACAGCTTGCTTACTGAAACATAAAGAGTCCTTCAAAttattgaagagaaaaaaaatgtgtcttAGGCTattcgattataaattttatttttctcacacaTTTCGATATCGaacaaattgcaatttattatatgtttctgcatatattaaatttcctatatattttattatttaacgagacgaatttttcattcgcgaaatcggcaaaaatatattttaaaaaccgCACGAGAATTTATTTGCTCACGCGCTTGTTTTTACGTCGAAGCGcagatattatctattatttcctCGCCGTAATaacagaaaatgaaaaaaagaggatCTACGGTATTGATAGCGCTGAAAAATATGAAGGCGGATATCTCCTTCCTGCGATTTGttattacaaacatatatatgcgcaTATGCGTGTGTATcagattaatgaaaattgcataaatatttcaacaaacgAGTACGAATCACATCGGAAAGAAGCAGTGGAATGTGAATGATTGAGCATATCTAATCGGAGCAATCTAATCgtctaagtaaaaaaaaattatttataacgcaACTTTTATCTCAATCAAATCTCAATCTTTTCTacgatatatgtaaaatgtaaacagcgagaaaaacaaaaatgcataggataatttctctctttatattctttcgaATCTCCGCACGAGAATGCTTCCTCACCTTGTTTAAGAATGTTTGTGTCATATATCAAAACATTGTCATGTgacaaaaacaataaaaatttcatagactgttctaagtattaattatggaaaatcgcgtattgtagCTATTGACAgatttgacaaggaaaaaacattttcagcaaaattaaattatttacatgtattaagaaaactctagtaaatatttctgcaaaatttgatttatattcatttattcgtttaaaagtttttttttttatttactaaaaaaatattatctctctctctctttctgcaaattactctttttttgtttcttgcaatttatttcaGAGGATTTCTacgatcaaatattaattatcaaaaattagaaaaaaaacaatttttacaactattttcttttattaagacatcaaatattattttgtgatactttaattctttttataattcatttatttatttatttatttgatttttcaaacagtataaactttagaaatattttcatttatttatttatttgatttttcaaacagtataaacttaagaaatattttttttttattttgacggGCTTCTTGCTATTATTGTACaaccaaaacatccttaattaatttatgaggaCTATGCAGAATTTTACGATCGCGTGCCAAGACAGGCCGAACGGGTTGCAtcgatgtataaaaaatcatatgatGTTACAAAGCTATTTCGTAAAACTTGACTTGAAGTAAACGAGAAGAATACAAAAAGATGGCCTGTCTCGGGATCAATTTTGCAGcatgacaaataaattttcacaaaattcaaaaagacGAAATAATGTTACTTGTGATATCAATTATGGCTCTTCTCCTTCTTAAGTAAGAAACGAACATCCTTCGACTTTCGTCATTTCTGGAAAAtcgaagaaaggaagagataATACAGCCAGGTCGAGATAAATGACTATACAGCTCGTAggttgtattttttaattggggAAAGGGTTCGGTTTTACAATAGGCTAcattgttgaaaataaaaatgtgaatttcCGAAGGTCGGTTGAATTGttcttttgtaaaagaaaaaaaaagaaaaaaagaaaaaagaaagactgGTCGATCCTCCTTTCTACTTCGTCGGTACGTTTTATCTCGCAACGACCGCttcgcgaataaataaatgattacgACATTTTATCGTTCCAACAAtgttaagttttttaaatttgtaataccGACAAAGAAGAGGCCTATAAAATGTACGTTTCATGTTTTACGGAATTGTATGCTGCAACTACGGATAAGGGAGAGGGAGATTCCTTTTATTTAGTGACAGAGAGgctattagaattttttttttttttgatacatatttttgataatcttaataaacaatattcttaataatggcaaggtatttttttctcagcatTCAACAATTTggagaaacaaaaaatgtataaaaaatgcaagattatatcattatcttttcttcaatacattattcacaaaaatttttatttaaatttatacagggtgttcaaAGAAAGGGTTACATATTTTGAGAGTGGGTAATATTGATCAAGACGAGGAAGAAAAGTCTAATTAACATGGATCCTACAATTACAATCTTCGAAGATACAGGCCATCTTTTTACTTGAGCCCTTTTCTCACTGATTGTCGCCTCTACAATGCCAACAAAAGAGTATTTACTAGTTTTGTTATAGTGATATCGGGTTGTAATAACATTGGGTTTATAGGTAGGCAGTAAATCCAAGTGTGTTTGAAGGAATGCGTGATTCTTTGAGACATAGAGCTGAAAAATGCGTGACGATGAATGGAAACTTAGATCACCTCTTATAACGCTGCCTGCAAAACTAGTAAATACTCCTTAATTGTAGGATCCTTAATTAGACCTTTTCTTCTTGTTTTGATCAATACTACCTGCTCTCAAAATATgtgactctttttttttaacacccTCTATATTTGTGTAAGtttgattctctctctctcgctgctctctttctcttctcgttAAAATATCTAGCCGAAAGAAATCGCTCGCTTCTAGGATCATCGGACAAGTTAGAAAACTCGCTGATCCCTTTAGTTAGCGCTAACTAAAAACGCTAGGAGCTGATATCGCCGTCCTGCGAAAGAGACGGAGACATCGTGTTGCGTGGACGCGCGGAAGCATATAAGGAGAGAGCGAGAAGGAGAGATATAAAGCCGGAGGGCGGATGCAGGATGACCATTAGTCAAGCCTGTCAGGGGCCGCGGAGATGTTCTTAAGAAGGAGAGCTCGAAGATACACTCGGGATCCAAGGCTGCGAGGAGAAACGCGCGTGGAAGATCCGTGGAAGGAGGAGAGAAGTTGAGGTAATCTTTGGTTCGTGCGATCAGAAGACGCTCCCGAAGATTAGCGCAAGGTAGCAAGGTACGCTCACAATTCGGACTCCAAATAAGGACCCGCGAGCAAACAAATTTGCATCCTTTAGGCAGcgaggggaaaaaaatatattcgcgaaTTGCGATCAGAGTTATTGCAGTGATGGttggatgaaaaaaaatgaagtctCGGCGCGCTGAATGTCGAATTGAAGGCACTTTTATCATCTCGTCTCTCGTGGGACATCCGATTGGTTCCAATATCGCCTTTCGCTTTTCAGTCCAATTCTCCCTACTGGTCAATCCTGACAGCCGATGATGAAGTTAATGACGGAGCCTCGATTCTGGAATGGATCCTCCACGAGACGGTCCCCGCTAATTCCCTCCCAGCGATACGAATGTAATCCATTTTCCTGGATACGTAAACCGCGAAGGAGGAGCAGGAGATGATAATCCCCATCCGTTTGCGCGATCCTGAATGGAACACGCAAACAGAGACAGGAGAGATGGACAGATAGATGGATCGCGACAACCCAAACGTCATGGCGAGAGGAGAAAGACAGAGGGAAGCTGAGACGAGAGAAGGGAGCGAAAATGAGAGAgtgtgagaaaaagagagagagagagagagagagagagagagagaaagaggaggacAAAGAGGGAAGGATGGGAAACGCTATAGcggaagggagggagggagggagggaggggaggggcgGGAGGAAGCGAGAGGGTAGAACGATGTACCCACCACGAAGTACGACGATGCGGCGGTAGGAACGCGCGGCTGACGCCGAGCAAAAACGATCGGCGCTGTCTGCCATGCTTTTTGCGGGCATCACCAGTTTccaacctctctctctctctctctttctgtctctctctctctctc is from Cataglyphis hispanica isolate Lineage 1 chromosome 15, ULB_Chis1_1.0, whole genome shotgun sequence and encodes:
- the LOC126855160 gene encoding uncharacterized protein LOC126855160, whose protein sequence is MAAATSVVVLDRGNNTTCTINLHGATVVSWRVNNQEQLFVSKQAVFDGKKPIRGGIPFVFPQFGAWSYGPAHGFARIIRWNVEKSPERLPSGDIEAIFSIMDSECTRQMWNSHFRLTYRLILREKELHFNIGVYNPSRDDTFSFNLLLHTYFKVPDVRRCQITGLHGCTFIDKTRDNQIFQEGRDVVTVCEWTDRIYQNTQPEHIITNVVSGRKMRVQKYNFPDTVVWNPWQEKARDIPDFGDDEFPNMICVESGHVSSPVILLPGTAFEASQILQVM